AGTAGAATAATAAAGATATATTGACACATTAAATTAAGCAAATTAAGGTATACTTAGGGATGAGCAACCAAATCGATCGAATCGAATTTCGGTTAAATTGGTtaactaatttaatattttaatatatatatatatatatatatatataaaatatagatttttaatatatataaaatataaataatatatatacttttttgatatatataatatataaataaataaataaaattttagcatatatataatatataaaatattttaatatataatatataattatttattaatcaaatatatttttaaccAAACTGAACTGACCAAATTACTCAGTTAATTtggttttaaccgaattatgctcacccctaagcATATTCACCTTAGATGGAAGAAGAAAAAGGTCATGTATacatttattagtattttttgaTGAATTGGGGGgcgtatataattatataaatgaCTTTTAATCCCTCTCACAGCTCAACATAATTCGGTTGAACTTTCACTACTAACTCGAACAAAAAAATGAATGAAGGGAGAGAAGATCAATTAGTTTTTCGTATAATCAATTATTGATTAATAGGAATGGAAGAAAAGAAGAGGTATTTGCATTAAAGCGGGATTGTTTTGATTTCCGAGAGATTAGGCAAAACGTGCATTGCGAACCTTTctcgaattttaaaaataaaatataacacgGACTTTTATGAGCTTTGATAAAATATATAAACCTATTATAATATTTAGATGAACATgtcttgatatttaatttttaagaCATTCATACTCTTTATCGAGCTTGTGTTTCttcaattataaataaaaaaaaaattgtgcttttttatttattttttgtgtcCAGACTTTACATGTATTCTATTATCCattgttttcataatttcatGAAGCAATAATTTTAATTGAGTAATATTTTCTGGGTACGTAGATTTAAGTAATGTGTAATTGCTGACTCTTGCATTCATGAAATTACAACTTCAATTTTGATTAAAGTAATATTTAATGGCTgactaattaattatttaattataacTTTGATTATATAGACCCCACGCGTTTGATTGAGAATCTTAAATTGCTAAATTCTAAAACGCGCATCGAATTTCGTAATATATCTTTTTGGCATCAATTAATTAATACAAAAATTGGAATTTAAGCACAGTTAAATATGAATCAGCTATGACGTGTCTCATAAAACCAGATGAGATACTACACGTATCTATATCCCATTTGAGTATGAAATAAATAAACgtgtttaaaataatttattaaaatatattattagcGTACGGGAACATAGAATAGAGTAGGATTGATCTCTGTTTGGTTGTAGAAAATACattttttattcataaattttaaaataattataaatttagtttaaaaaaaaaattattatacaaTATAGCATGTTGAACTTTGAATTTTGAAACTTTAATTTGTTTTTTATGAATTTggaataaatttaatataaaaactaaaattttaattttatattctCACACGCAAAGTAgaagttagaaataaaaaaaaagtaaaatttttaaaattttttatataaattaaataattaaaaaataatatgatgTTGTGTAACTATTCAAAAAAAGTTAAAATAGAGATTAAAATTATTTCCACAAGGAAgtggtttcaaaatttttttattattgttaatatattttatataaatattatgaaatgaaaaaataattaagttttttaataattttttgggaaaaaaaaacataaaaattattatttatatttaaacaGCCCATGTGTATTAGGTTAGGCTTGGTGAACCcgaaaaataaagaaggaaaaatagTCATTAAAAGAACAAAAAGAGACTCATCAACAAGCTCAAAAGTAAACTATTGAAAAGATTCTCTTTTATAATGTATTGACTATTGAATGCACTTGTTATCATTATTGAAGACTTTAAATCTAAATTCTTAAATAAGTGTATGTAGTtgtaatacattttttttttttttttgtcatttactTCATTGatcaactcaatttttttttttggaaaaaaattcatatatctAAACCCGGTAATTGAGATGTGTCCCGGGgatcgggttggccgaacgttcAACTGATGTACGAAAGTCATGTCCGCATTTCGAACTTTACCTGATTAATGAGACTTAGGGGGAGGACGATGATCCGTATATTTGATACCGTATAAGGGGATCCGAAGGACTTATTGGTGACTGaaattcctatgtaataaaaaaaaagaaaaaaaataataacaaaacaaTAGTCCCCAAGGCATTGGCACAATGGAAAGCAGAAGGGCAATCTAGTAGGAGCATCGGGGGTTTGAATCCTGGTTGATACACTCAGTTGTATACTCCTAGTTAATGCAGTACAACTATCTCTTGGGACAAGTGTCTTGAGATGGGTCCTAAGAGACGAGTTGGCCGAACGTCTAACTCGATAGTGAATAAACTGTGTTTGCATCCGATTAATTCGGGTAGCGAACTAGGAGGGAAGACTGCCACCCCGTGAGTTTGGTGTCGCATCGGGGGGTTCGAAGGGCTCATCAGTGGCATGAGTTCCCacgtaaaattaaaaaaaaaaaaaaacaacaataacaaaacaataataaaaaaaaaatgatggtgATGACAACAACAGTggtaaaaaaatattaacaataacaACGACGACAACAATAATGTATAGAAATGGTAAGAAAACTTTATTAATACGAGGAAAGCAATACAACGGAGgaacaaaacaaagaaataaaataataaaataataaaatattattgttattatttttgttattaattttgaaagACAACAACAAACTCCAAACTGTGACTCGATAACTTTTGAAATTGTCTATTTAAAAGATTACAAAATTACAAAATTTtgtattagggtttttttttttcaaaagatgaCTTATTTTTCATTCTATTGTAGGTATATTTGAATAACAATTAATATTGGAAATGAATTGAAATTATGATCGTAACCACTTTATATAACTAATCGAATGTACTACTTGCATTCTAACAGTGATACCATTCATATGTCAATTCCTTTACCGTTTCAATTTTACTATGAGAGCCAAACGAGTaataaaaaaactttttttttgattttatgaCTGTAGTTGATATTTATTATTGTAGCTCTTAGGTACAACTGTACAAGTAATGTTATAATTGATGATTAGTGTTATGGGCAGTGAATCTTATTAttgacaaatttttaaaaataaaatttaatagatGCTTACGTTAGTAGTTATTAAATGCTTAAATTGTCTAAATGAAAGGAAACAGTTTCGAAATTTAAACAATCGGATAAATGTTATTAGCATTGACTGTGATTTAATGACTTCAAATGAATTTGTAAAataaaacaacaataataaaactaTTAAAATGTGTAGTAGATTAATAAATGAATTGAATTGAGTTATTTTTCATGGgaatttcttaaaattttatttcaaatatcataaaaaaaaataaaaaaataaaaaaaataaaagcatgCTAATTTTTTGACACCATTTAggaaatataaatttatattataattataatttaatttatttaattttaattttttcatagaaattattatatttgataaaaataaaaaaataatgttaATTTTGATAACTAAACATTTGCTCACTGTCAAAATAGTCATAAAATAATTAcctaaattataaaataatttataaaatgaaTTAGCATGTTAGAAGTTCTGTACAACTGTACTCTATAGAAGGGTAGAAGGTGTGAGCCTGTAACCGGGAGGTCCGGGCGTGGGCCTCCCACGAGGTGGGTGGGCCCGGTTTGTAGAGTGAAGACAAGGGGAGCGGTGGGACGGTGGGGTTACCTTTTACTTATCTACCtacattcacacacacacacacactcgcaTACAGTCAGCACGCGATCCGTACGGAATCCATAAGGGGCAATACAGTAAAGAAAATGACCAGCCGTCAATGGTAAAAAGTCCCAAGTAAAAATTGTATTTCTTGCTAACGCAGACAGAGTACGTGTAGAGTGCGTAGCACGTGATTTTAACCGGAATGAAGGGTCCTTGATTCTTCGCGGGGCAGCGGGCGAACCCCTCCAATCATAGCCTCCAATGTTGCTTCAATTTACGGTTTATGGCCCTCGTCCAGCATGAGAAAAGCGAAGAAAGAAAAAGGTCGCGAAGCAGAAATCGAAACCCCCAATACCAAAAAATAATAGAGTAAAAGGAAGTTGCTGCGgacctcttctcttctcttctcttctcttcagTTCAGTttcttcttgcctttttccaTCGTCTTCTCAGATCTTCAGATCGGTCTTCcgtggtttaggttttaggagaCGCAGTATCAGGCTTAAATCCCAAACCttgaatcttatatcttgatTTTGagcctttcctttttctttgggATGGCTGGGAGCTTGGACGAAGGAAGGAGATGGGGAGCTGGCGCCGCAGCGAAGGGGATGGAGATCTGTAGTCTGTAGACAGACAGAAAGAGagtttttttcttcttctgcAAATTCAAGTGGTGTCGATCGCAGTTATTTTCTCCATCTTGAAGGTTTGGGATTGCTTGCCTGGAAACAGATGCGGATGCTTCCGTAGAAgtgcaaggaaaaaaaaaaaaaatccacgcGGAGGTATGTGATGGATTTATCATCGTAGATTTTCATAGCGTCGTGAATTTTAATATCTTGTCGTACAACCTCATCGATCCTAGGTTTatgttttttctttgtttgttatACTATGCATATCGTAATATCATCGGTTGAATTGTGCGAAGAAGTGAAAGAACCTCCTCATTCTTCGGCGTTTTAGGACACAAATCTTAAGACTGACAGTATTTTCATTTCGAAAGAATTAATTTCCTAACGACAACTTCAAAAGTCCGCCTCTGTCGGTTGTTTTGAACTGATTGAAGTCTTGTTAGTTCGTATTCTCCTTCTATGTGTATGTTTCATgtgtatgtgttttttttttaaaaaaataaataaattaattaattatacacTTAAAATTAGCGCAGAGTATGATAAACTTAGATATGAGAGAGGTATTTTGATATGGGTATTATCTGCATCTGAAATTTCGCAATGATAATCAGGTTTGCGGATTGAGGATTTTATTCAGATTTGAGAGATGGAAGAGGTAGGTGCGCAAGTAGCTGCTCCTATTTTCATCCATCACCAGCAGCTTCCGAGTCGATTCTGCGAAGCCCCTCCCATTCCCATGGCGAGGAAGCGGGATCTACCTTATCAAACCTCCAATTATCAGCAATATCAGCAAAACCAGCGGTTTCAAAACCCTAGAGATAATTGGAACCCTAAGGTTTGGGATTGGGACAGCGTAGGCTTTGTGGCAAAACCAATTGAACCAAATATGCCGCGTCTAGGATCGGGTTTGGGGTCCACTGCAGCTGAGCTGAAAAATCAAAATGAGATTGATTCCCATAACCCCAACCTGTCTGTGTCCAAGGTCCCTGCTGAGGTCGATGAAGAAAGCCTTAGGTTGAAGCTCGGGGGCTGCTTGAGCACTGGTGACCAGCCGCCAGTGTCCAGACCCAACAAGAGGGTCCGCTCTGGGTCACCTGGCACCGGCAGCTATCCGATGTGTCAGGTTGATAATTGCAAGGAAGATCTGTCTAATGCTAAGGACTATCACCGACGGCATAAGGTTTGTGAGGTTCACAGCAAATCCACTAAAGCCCTTGTCTGCAATCAGATGCAGAGGTTCTGCCAGCAGTGCAGCAGGTTAATTCTCCTTTTCTTTAACTCGTGAAATATTTTCCTTACtaccttttaatttttcaaatagaaaAAAATGACTAAGCTCTGATTGGTTGGGATTCTTCTCTCTTGATTTTGAGCGCTTGGATCTTTTTCCTTTCACCATTAAATTAATCTGATTTTAAAACTGATTTGAAGTTCAGTAATTGCAGTTGGTCCATTTGCTGGAAAATATATGCTGTTTTGTTATGATGTTGCTCTTTCTGCTTTGTCCTGATACCATTTTTATGGAAAAAAACTATGGTTTCGAATTTATTTGTTGGTGATGTTGTGTTTCTGGAATGAAGattagttttttaatttttattttaaaaattggtgAAAGATATGTACTTTTTTCGGAAGATGATGTTGTTTCTGCTTTGTCCTGGTTACTATTTTTATGCAATTCTACTATTTTGAATTTCTTGGTTGTTGATGCTTTGTTCTGGAATGGTGattggttttttattttcattttggaGCATACTTCTGGGAACAAGTTCCCCCCTTGTTTCTATGTTTGGATTTTGAAAGCATAAAAAATTATGCTACTACTTGCAGGTTTCACCCTCTTTTAGAGTTTGATGAGGGGAAGAGAAGTTGTAGGCGCAGACTTGCTGGGCATAACAGGCGAAGGAGGAAGACACAGCCTGAGGATGTTACCTCCCGTCTTTCACTTCCTGGAAACCGGGACAGTTCTGGCAGTGGAAGCATGGATATTGTCAATTTGTTAACAATTTTGGCTCGTGCTCAAGGTAAAAGAGTTTGAAAAATGGATTGGTTGTCTGCCCTCTTCACTCTTACTTATATATCCTATCTAAATGTGTATATTGTTTTTGTAATCCTAGGGAATAATAGGGATAAGAATGCCAATTGCTCGTCAGTGCCCGATAGAGACCAGCTCATTCAGGTTATTAGTAAGATAAATTCATTACCCTTGCCAGCAAACCTTGCCGCAAAGCTGCCCGTCTCTGGAATTTTAAGTCGCAATCTTCCAGAACAAGCTTCTTTAGAGCAACAGAACAGATTAGATGGAAATGCATCAACTACAGACTTGCTTGCTGTTCTATCAGCTACTCTGGCAACATCTGCTCCTGATGCCCTTGCAGTTTTATCTCAAAGATGCAGCCAGAGCAGTGACAGTGAAAAAAGTAAACCAAACGGCCTGGACAATACTACAGGTTTCAACTTGCAAGAAAAATCAACTCTAGAGTTCCCTTCAGTGGGGGCAGAGAGAAGTAGTTCCAGTTACCAGTCTTTAGTTGAAGATTCTGATTGTCAGGTTCAAGAGACTAGAACAAATTTACCGTTGCAGCTCTTCAGTTCCTCACCTGAGGATGACAGCCCTCCGAAATTGGCATCTGTTAGGAAGTACTTTTCTTCTGACAGCAGTAATCCCATGGATGAGAGGTCCCCTCCTCCTTCTCCTCCTGTTGTGCAAAAATTGTTCCCAATGCGAACTTTGACAGAAACTGTGAAACCCGAGAGGATTTCAGTCAGCAGAGAGGTTAATGCAAATATTGAGGCTGCTAGAAGTCATGGCTGTAGCATGCCTCTTCAGCTCTTTAGAGAGCCAAATAGAGGGGCAGACAATGGTTCATTTCAAAGCTCCCCGTACCAAGCAGGGTATGCTTCTTCATCTGGGTCTGATCATTCACCTTCTAGTTTGAATTCTGATGCTCAGGTCAGCCCTTGATCCCCAGTCTCTCTGACCCATGTGattgttttgtttttggttttcttAGTGCAGAATCTGCGGTTAtttgttaaattttatttttaccaAATCTCTGACGGGATTGAAATGATTGTATGATAGGATCGTACTGGAAGAataatgtttaaattatttgaCAAGGATCCCAGTCATTTCCCTGTAACATTACGGACACAGGTATTGATAGTGTAATGCAGTTTTGATTGGTGGTCCTCTCAGCCTGGTTGGCAATGAAACCTAATATTGTTGATTGTAATATTTGTCTCAGATCTATAAATGGCTTTCTCACAGTCCATCAGAAATGGAGAGCTACATTAGGCCTGGCTGTGTGGTTCTGTCAATTTATGTTTCCATGTCATCTGCTGCCTGGAAACAAGTGAGTGAACTGCTGTTGTGTGATTTGTTTTTTTTAGGTTGCCTTTTTGTGCTGACCACTTGCAGGTGTGTGTGGCATTTGCAGCTCGAAGAAAACCTTCTTCAACGTGTCAGTTCTTTGGTTCAAGACTCAAATTCTGATTTTTGGAGAAATGGAAGGTTTTTAATTCATACGGGCAAGCAGCTTGCATCTTTTAATGATGGTGAGCACTGTGATCATATGGTGTTGGTTTCAGGCTGTTAtctttttgtcattttttattttgttatctCTTGGGTTAATTCAGTACAATGTGCATAAATGAAAAAAAGAATGTGTACTTTAATTTGATGATTCATGAAGTTGCAAGTTGCATGTAATAATCCTGGTGTttacaatttttttgttttatgatATTATCCTTCAGGGAAGATTTGGATATGCAAATCCTGGAGAACATGGAAGATGCCAGAGTTGATCTCTGTGTCCCCTTTGGCAGTTGTTGATGGGGAAGAGACTGCTTTGCTTTTAAGGGGTAGAAACCTGACTGCTCCTGGCACCAAGTGAGTGTGCCATATTTTTGAATGAGAAAACACTTTTATTCACCTCTAGTTTTGAGAATTCTAATGAGAAAACATTTTTATTCTCCTCTAGTTTTGAGAATTCTAAGTTTGTGTTTTGTGTAGGATTCACTGCACATATATGGGTGGATATATGTCTAAGGAAGTTTCTGACTCATCCCATCAGGGAAGCATATATGATGAAATAAACTATGGCAGCTTCAAAATTTGCAATACAGCTCCTAGCACTGTAGGACGTTGTTTCATTGAGGTGAGCACCTTGAATGCgattagtttattttatatttgtgttAAAAGTTAAAATGGGTAAATTTTGATTCTTTGAGAAATCTGTATTGTTGTTTACCTTTGACATTTTTATGTGCAGGTTGAGAATGGATTTAAGGGCAACAGTTTTCCTGTAATTGTAGCTAATGCTACTATATGTCGAGAATTGAGAATCCTTGAATCTGaatttgatgaagatgataaaaTGTGTGATGCCAATGTGGAAGATCAGAGTAATGATTTTGGGAGGCTGAGGTCAAGGGAGGAAGTATTGCACTTTTTGAATGAACTTGGATGGCTATTTCAAAGGAATAGGTTCTCCTCTTTGGGGCTTGGTCCCGATTATATGCTAACCCGGTTCAAATTTCTGTTCACGTTCTCTGTTGAGAGGGACTGTTGTGCTCTGGTCAAAACACTCCTAGACATGTTTGTAGAAAGAAACCTTTCTGAAGATGGGTTATCAAGGGAGGCTTTGGATGTTCTGTCAGAGATTCACCTCTTGAACAGGGCAGTAAAAAAGAGGTGTATGAACATGGTTGACCTTCTTACCCATTATTCTGTATTCAACAGTAATGATTCCTCCAAGAAGTACATTTTCTCCCCAAATGATGCTGGGCCTGGTGGCATTACACCTCTACATCTTGCTGCTTCCACGTCAGGATCCGATGACATGGTTGATGTTCTGACAAATGACCCCCTGGAGGTATTCAAATTTcattatcatttttcattttatgtTCTCAA
The sequence above is a segment of the Malania oleifera isolate guangnan ecotype guangnan chromosome 8, ASM2987363v1, whole genome shotgun sequence genome. Coding sequences within it:
- the LOC131162980 gene encoding squamosa promoter-binding-like protein 14, which produces MEEVGAQVAAPIFIHHQQLPSRFCEAPPIPMARKRDLPYQTSNYQQYQQNQRFQNPRDNWNPKVWDWDSVGFVAKPIEPNMPRLGSGLGSTAAELKNQNEIDSHNPNLSVSKVPAEVDEESLRLKLGGCLSTGDQPPVSRPNKRVRSGSPGTGSYPMCQVDNCKEDLSNAKDYHRRHKVCEVHSKSTKALVCNQMQRFCQQCSRFHPLLEFDEGKRSCRRRLAGHNRRRRKTQPEDVTSRLSLPGNRDSSGSGSMDIVNLLTILARAQGNNRDKNANCSSVPDRDQLIQVISKINSLPLPANLAAKLPVSGILSRNLPEQASLEQQNRLDGNASTTDLLAVLSATLATSAPDALAVLSQRCSQSSDSEKSKPNGLDNTTGFNLQEKSTLEFPSVGAERSSSSYQSLVEDSDCQVQETRTNLPLQLFSSSPEDDSPPKLASVRKYFSSDSSNPMDERSPPPSPPVVQKLFPMRTLTETVKPERISVSREVNANIEAARSHGCSMPLQLFREPNRGADNGSFQSSPYQAGYASSSGSDHSPSSLNSDAQDRTGRIMFKLFDKDPSHFPVTLRTQIYKWLSHSPSEMESYIRPGCVVLSIYVSMSSAAWKQLEENLLQRVSSLVQDSNSDFWRNGRFLIHTGKQLASFNDGKIWICKSWRTWKMPELISVSPLAVVDGEETALLLRGRNLTAPGTKIHCTYMGGYMSKEVSDSSHQGSIYDEINYGSFKICNTAPSTVGRCFIEVENGFKGNSFPVIVANATICRELRILESEFDEDDKMCDANVEDQSNDFGRLRSREEVLHFLNELGWLFQRNRFSSLGLGPDYMLTRFKFLFTFSVERDCCALVKTLLDMFVERNLSEDGLSREALDVLSEIHLLNRAVKKRCMNMVDLLTHYSVFNSNDSSKKYIFSPNDAGPGGITPLHLAASTSGSDDMVDVLTNDPLEVGLRCWNSLLDANGLSPYSYALMRNNHSYNRLVARKLADKRNGQVSVPIGNEIRQQTLEQDPRLIHQFKMGSSRSCERCAVLATKYNTKISRSQSLLQRPYIHPMLAIAAVCVCVCLFLRGGPNAGLDGHFKWESLGYGSI